In Triticum urartu cultivar G1812 chromosome 6, Tu2.1, whole genome shotgun sequence, the following proteins share a genomic window:
- the LOC125512820 gene encoding ATPase 8, plasma membrane-type-like: protein MASMTLEDVKNETVDLETIPVQEVFAHLKCSKQGLSGTEAQNRLTIFGPNKLEEKTESKLLKFLGFMWNPLSWVMEAAAVMAIVLANGGGKPPDWQDFVGIVTLLFINSTISFIEENNAGNAAAALMAGLAPKTKCLRDGKWSEMDASFLVPGDVISIKLGDIIPADARLLEGDPLKVDQAALTGESMAVNKHAGQGVFSGSTVKQGEIEAVVIATGVHTFFGKAAHLVDSTNNVGHFQQVLTAIGNFCIISIAAGMLVEVVVMYPIQHRAYRDGIDNLLVLLIGGIPIAMPTVLSVTMAIGSHRLSQQGAITKRMTAIEEMAGMDVLCSDKTGTLTLNKLTVDKTLIEVYGKGIDKDTVLLYAARASRVENQDAIDTCIVGMLADAKEARAGIQEVHFLPFNPVEKRTAITYIDGKGDWHRISKGAPEQIIELCRMPKEAEKRVHGLIDQYADRGLRSLGVSYQAVPAKNKESPGEPWQFVGLLPLFDPPRHDSAETIRRALHLGVNVKMITGDQLAIGKETARRLGMGTNMYPSTTLLGDKSTEMSGLPIDELIEKADGFAGVFPEHKYEIVKRLQDRKHICGMTGDGVNDAPALKKADIGIAVDDATDAARSASDIVLTEPGLSVIVSAVLTSRAIFQRMKNYTIYAVSITIRIVLGFMLVALLWKFDFAPFMVLVIAILNDGTIMTISKDRVKPSPTPDSWKLKEIFATGVVLGTYMALITVLFFYLAHDTEFFPETFGVRSIRENEKEMMAALYLQVSIISQALIFVTRSRSWSFVERPGALLVIAFFVAQLLATCIAVYANWEFCKMQGIGWGWGLSIWAFTVVTYIPLDILKFIIRYALSGRAWNNINNKTAFTNKNDYGKVEREAQWATAQRTLHGLNQGSSNSEMFTDNNGYRELSEIAEQAAKRAEVARLRELHTLKGHVESVVKLKGLDIETINQSYTV, encoded by the exons ATGGCGTCCATGACGCTGGAGGACGTGAAGAACGAGACGGTGGACCTGGAGACCATCCCGGTGCAGGAGGTCTTCGCCCACCTCAAGTGCAGCAAGCAGGGGCTGAGCGGCACCGAGGCCCAGAACCGGCTCACCATCTTCGGGCCCAACAAGCTGGAGGAGAAGACGGAGAGCAAGCTGCTCAAGTTCCTCGGCTTCATGTGGAACCCGCTGTCCTGGGTCATGGAGGCCGCCGCCGTCATGGCCATCGTGCTCGCCAACGGCGGCGGCAAGCCCCCCGACTGGCAGGACTTCGTCGGCATCGTCACCCTGCTCTTCATCAACTCCACCATCAGCTTCATCGAGGAGAACAACGCCGgcaacgccgccgccgccctcatGGCCGGGCTGGCGCCCAAGACCAAGTGCTTGAGGGACGGCAAGTGGAGCGAGATGGACGCCTCCTTCCTCGTCCCCGGCGACGTCATCAGCATCAAGCTCGGGGACATCATCCCCGCCGACGCCCGGCTGCTCGAGGGCGACCCGCTCAAGGTCGACCAGGCCGCGCTCACCGGGGAGTCCATGGCCGTGAACAAGCACGCCGGCCAGGGCGTCTTCTCCGGGTCCACGGTGAAGCAGGGCGAGATCGAGGCCGTCGTCATCGCCACCGGCGTGCACACCTTCTTCGGCAAGGCGGCGCACCTCGTCGACAGCACCAACAACGTCGGCCACTTCCAGCAGGTGCTCACCGCCATCGGCAACTTCTGCATCATCTCCATCGCCGCCGGGATGCTGGTGGAGGTGGTGGTCATGTACCCGATCCAGCACCGCGCCTACCGCGACGGCATCGACAACCTGCTCGTGCTCCTCATCGGCGGCATCCCCATCGCCATGCCCACCGTGCTGTCCGTCACCATGGCCATCGGCTCCCACCGGCTGTCGCAGCAGGGCGCCATCACCAAGCGCATGACCGCCATCGAGGAGATGGCCGGCATGGACGTGCTGTGCAGCGACAAGACGGGCACGCTGACGCTCAACAAGCTCACCGTCGACAAGACGCTCATCGAGGTGTACGGCAAAGGGATAGACAAGGACACGGTGCTCCTCTACGCCGCCAGGGCGTCCCGCGTGGAGAACCAGGACGCCATCGACACGTGCATCGTCGGCATGCTCGCCGACGCCAAGGAGGCCCGCGCCGGCATCCAGGAGGTGCACTTCCTCCCCTTCAACCCCGTGGAGAAGCGCACGGCCATCACCTACATCGACGGCAAGGGCGACTGGCACCGGATCAGCAAGGGCGCCCCGGAGCAGATCATCGAGCTGTGCCGGATGCCCAAGGAGGCCGAGAAGAGGGTCCACGGCCTGATCGACCAGTACGCCGACCGGGGCCTCCGGTCGCTGGGCGTGTCGTACCAGGCGGTGCCGGCCAAGAACAAGGAGAGCCCCGGCGAGCCGTGGCAGTTCGTGGGGCTGCTGCCGCTGTTCGACCCGCCGCGGCACGACAGCGCGGAGACGATCCGGCGCGCGCTGCACCTGGGCGTGAACGTGAAGATGATCACCGGCGACCAGCTGGCCATCGGCAAGGAGACGGCGCGGCGGCTGGGCATGGGCACCAACATGTACCCGTCCACGACGCTGCTGGGCGACAAGAGCACGGAGATGAGCGGGCTGCCCATCGACGAGCTGATCGAGAAGGCGGACGGGTTCGCCGGGGTGTTCCCGGAGCACAAGTACGAGATCGTGAAGCGGCTGCAGGACCGGAAGCACATCTGCGGCATGACCGGGGACGGCGTGAACGACGCGCCGGCGCTGAAGAAGGCGGACATCGGGATCGCGGTGGACGACGCGACGGACGCGGCGCGGTCGGCGTCGGACATAGTGCTGACGGAGCCCGGGCTGAGCGTGATCGTGAGCGCGGTGCTCACCAGCCGCGCCATCTTCCAGCGGATGAAGAACTACACCATCTACGCCGTGTCCATCACCATCCGGATCGTGCTGGGGTTCATGCTGGTGGCGCTGCTGTGGAAGTTCGACTTCGCGCCCTTCATGGTGCTCGTCATCGCCATCCTCAACGACGGCACCATCATGACCATCTCCAAGGACCGCGTGAAGCCGTCGCCCACCCCCGACTCGTGGAAGCTCAAGGAGATCTTCGCCACCGGCGTCGTCCTCGGCACCTACATGGCCCTCATCACCGTGCTCTTCTTCTACCTCGCGCACGACACCGAGTTCTTCCCG GAGACGTTCGGGGTGCGGTCGATCCGGGAGAACGAGAAGGAGATGATGGCGGCGCTGTACCTGCAGGTGAGCATCATCAGCCAGGCGCTCATCTTCGTGACGCGGTCGCGGAGCTGGTCGTTCGTGGAGCGGCCGGGGGCGCTGCTGGTGATCGCCTTCTTCGTGGCGCAGCTGCTGGCGACGTGCATCGCCGTGTACGCCAACTGGGAGTTCTGCAAGATGCAGGGGATCGGGTGGGGCTGGGGGCTCTCCATCTGGGCCTTCACCGTCGTCACCTACATCCCGCTCGACATCCTCAAGTTCATCATCCGCTACGCCCTCAGCGGCAGGGCCTGGAACAACATCAACAACAAG ACGGCCTTCACCAACAAGAACGACTACGGCAAGGTGGAGAGGGAGGCGCAGTGGGCGACAGCGCAGAGGACGCTGCACGGCCTCAACCAGGGCAGCAGCAACTCGGAAATGTTCACCGACAACAACGGCTACCGCGAGCTCTCCGAGATCGCCGAGCAGGCCGCAAAGCGGGCGGAGGTGGCCAGGCTCAGGGAGCTGCACACGCTCAAGGGCCACGTCGAGTCGGTCGTCAAGCTCAAGGGGCTCGACATCGAGACAATAAACCAGAGCTATACGGTATGA